From the genome of Candidatus Reconcilbacillus cellulovorans:
GCCCCACACCCGGTTCGCGTTGCAGTTTTCAAAGAGCCAGTACCCTCCGCCCCGCGCCCCCGCGCGGCGACGGCGTTTTTCAATATAGCACATCCCCGCGCGTAAAGTCAAGCGTGAATTTTATGGATTTGATGCAAATATTCGGGGTAAGGGGATCTCAACATCCCACGCACGACAGGCATGCGCCCCCTCAGCGCCGGCAAACGCTGGACCTCCGTCAAGAGAGTAGGCCCATGAAATCGAGAAAATTCAGTGGCTAAATGAAACCCTCCCGGGGGAATCCCGCGGGAGGTCATAGCCGATACCGAGGGTCATCTATTGAAAATCCTTCGCTTCATTCGATCATGCCCTCGATCGGGCTGCTCGCGGTCGCGTAACGCTTTTTCGGAATGCGGCCGGCCAAGTAACCGAGACGACCCGCCTGCACCGCCAATCGGAACGCTTCGGCCATCCGTACCGGATCTTTCGCGCCGGATACCGCGGTGTTGAGCAAAATGCCGTCGGCACCGAGCTCCATGGCGAGCGCGGCGTCGGAAGGCGCGCCGATACCGGCGTCGACGATGACAGGAACCCGGGCTTCCTCGACGATCAGCCGCAAGTTGTACGGATTGACGATGCCGAGGCCGGAGCCGATCGGTGCGGCACCGGGCATGACGGCGGCGGCGCCGGCTTCTTGCAGCTTGCGCGCAAGAATGGGATCGTCATTGGTATAGGGAAGAACGATAAATCCTTCCTCCACCAAAATCTTCGTCGCTTCCAGTGTGGCGACCGGGTCGGGCAACAGCGTTTTCGGGTCGCCGATCACCTCGACCTTGATCATGTCGCACAACCCGCTTGCCCGCGCAAGACGCGCGATCCGAACACATTCCTCGACCGTACGCGCGCCTGCCGTGTTGGGCAATAGCTTGAAGCGTTTCAGATCAAGCCGTTCCAGAAAATTCGGCGCGTCGGGGTTGTCGATCGGCAACCGGCGGACAGCAAACGTCAAAATTTCCGCCCCCGACGCCTCGACGGCGCGCTGCTGCACGTCGAGATCAGAAAATTTTCCGGTTCCCAATAAGAGTCTGGATCTAAACGTATACGGCCCGATCGTCAGCACGTCCTGCGCGGCCACGTCCGCCGCCGTCGCGTTCGACATGTCGGATCATCCTCCGCCCACAAAATGTACGATTTCCAGCCGATCCCCGTCCGCCAGTTCGGTTTCGGCATAGCGGGCGCGGTCGACGATATTCCGGTTCAATTCAACGACTAAAATCCGGTTGCCGATTCCGAATTTGTCGAGCAACTCGGCCACGTTCCGGACGCCCTCAACTGTACGCTCTTCACCGTTAATACAGAGTCTCACCGGCGGTCACCTCCGCTTGCTACAGACGTCCGACGACGAAAAGCCCGGCCACGAAGGCCGGGCTTGGCAGCGAACGTTTCACCCGAAGAAACGCCCGCGACCGTCCACTTCCCTCCGCTGGCATTACCCAGGCCGGCCGCGCGTCGGCGGGCACCGATGTCAACGCAACCGGACGATCAGGTTCCAAGGGTCGGGGAACCCATTCCCCTCTCAGCCGGGCTCACCCCAGCTCCCCTAGCGGACGTCGCTCGTTACGACAATAATTATACCAGATTCCAACGTCGAATGTCGACCCGGTGTTAGGCGTGGGCGTATTTCCACTCTCCGGATCCTATAGGTTCTTTCTCTATATCTGTTTCCGGCGGAATCAGACGAACCAGGCCCTTCTTCACCAGCCGGTCGAGGATGAGCGCCCATTCGACGTCCGCCCCCGCCAAGTCCGGGTGGGAAGCGAGTTCCTGAAGCCGCCACGGACGTTCGCGGGACCGGATGACGTCCAAAATCGGCCTGCAACACGCCTCAAGTTTCGATACGAGCGAAAATTCGCAAGCCAAGAGCGCGAGCTGCAGCCGTTCTTCCAGCGATTCCGGACTTCTTGCCAATTCCTCGTACAATTTATAGACGCCGGGGTTCAGGCGCCGCACCTGTTCCCACAGTCCCGGTTCGGGCCAGAGCCCGTGCTCGTAGACGACCGCACACGCCCAGTCGTGCAGCGCCCCCACAATCCGCGAATAGGCGTCGAGCAATCGGCCTTCCCGCAAATGAAGCCGCGCGACGAGATAATGTTTCAGAAAAGAGGAATAGCACTCCATCCGCTTCCGATCGCGCTGTTGGGCGGGAACGCCGGCCGCCAGCCGCTCGCGGAGACGCGGCAAAAAACCGTCGGCGTCCGCAACGATTTCTCCGTCCAAAACCCACTTGACAAACTGCGGGTCGGACCCGGCTTTCACTTCTTGCTCAGCCGTTTCCGGCAACATCCAACGTTCTTGTACGCGCCGGTCGCCCTCCATATAATGATGAATAGAGGACGCGCCGTCGGGCGCATTGCCGAACACGATCAGCAGTTCGTCGAATCCGTCCGCGGCAGGTCCGGCGACCGCCGCGTTCTTCACGGACAGCACGCCGCGAACGCCGGGCAGTCGGCCGATCGCTCCGATTCGTCCGCCGATCGCCGCCGTCATCGTCGTTCCCCCCGTTTACGAATGCGCAGATGCGTATCGGTTACTACTTCGTCCGTCCGCGGCCGAATTCCTGCTGCGGATGTTTGAACATTGTGGAAAGGCGGTATTTCCCATGTTTTTTAAAACCAGCAAATTAAACGAGTTCCGTACATGGGGGCTGTTCCTGACGCTCGCCGGAATGGCGGCGATGATCGCGGGCGCAGCGGGCCTCGTATTCGTCGGCGGCGCGGTGGGACGATGGATCGCGGTTTTGCTCTCCGCGCTCGGCCTGCTCGGCCTGCTCGGCAGCGTTCTTGTCTATTTCTGGGCGGGTATGCTGTCGACGAGCGCGGTCACCCTCGATTGCCCGGAATGCGGGCGGACGACCAAAATACTTGGCCGCACCGACCGGTGCATGTATTGCCGGACGATTTTAACCTTCGATCCTGCGCTGGCCGGCCGTTCCGAAACCGAAACGGAAGATGCGGCAGACGACCGGACGAACGGTGCGGAAAAGCCGTAGCGCTTTTCGTACTTGACGCCGCCGCGATCACGGCTTCTTTTCCAAAACGTCGCGGATCATCGGCCAAACGTCGGCGGTCTCGAACCCGCGCCTCCAGGCGGCGATACCGGCTAAGTCGTATTTTTTTACGAGCTCGAGGCGTGCGCGCAGCGATGTTTCGTCCTCGATCCAAATTTTATAAGTCGTGTCCGCCTCGCGGTATTCGACATAGTTTTGACCGGCGTCTTGGCGGAAAACGGGCGTCAAGTTTTTCTCCCGGATCAGGTCACGGACCGTCTGCATGCCCACTGCGCGGCTTTTCAACTCCGTCTTGCCGTCGGCGGAAAGGCGCTCCTCCCAAATGCGCGTATAAAACGGAATGCCCAGCACAAGCTTCGAACGCGGAATCCGGTCTTCTTCCAGCAACTGCCGGATCGCTTTCTGCTCCGTCCAGCCGAGCGAGGAAACGGACCCCGCCGTCGGACTTGACGCCCAATGCTCGTCGTATGCCATGACGACCAAATAATCGGCGGCGCGCGCAAGCGCCGGCCTGTCGTAAAACTGCGACCACGTCTCTGAACCACCCTTGACGGTGACGTCGACCGATACCGTCAACCCCTGTTCGTGGGCCAGCGGAACGAATTCACGGACGAACTGGGTAAAGAGGGGGCCGTCTTTCAAATAGACGTTTTCGAAATCGAGGTTGATGCCCTGCAACCGGTACATCTGCGCGAACGCCAGCAGCTGGCGGATGATGCGCATCCGTTTGTCGTACGTCGCCAGAGCCGCCGCCGTCAGATCCGGGTCGAAGCTGTTGCTGGCAAGCGCCCATACCTGCAGGCCGCGGCTGTGCGCCCAGTCCACATAGGCGGGATCGGCCCTGCTAATGAACGTACCATCGCCGTCCGCCAGATGAAACCACGTCGGCGAAACGACGTTCAGCGCAGGCATATCGCCGATCGATCGCGGATCGGGATTCCGGTTCGTCACGTGTTCCCATACCATGACGACACGACCACCGACCGGGCGCCAAGGCAGATAAGGCGGGTCCTCCGGCGCGACGTCGACCGTTTCGGCGCGCAGCAAGACGACGTCGGACTTGCGCATGTAACCGGTTTTGCCGTTTTGGAGCTGAACGCGGTACCAGCCGGCCCTTTCGCCCCAAAGCAGCACTTCTTCCCCTTCCGCCACCGCCTGAACGGCGGGCTGCTTCGCGTCCGGTCCCCAACGAAGAAGCCGGGTCGCGCCCGGTACGGGATCATCGCCGCCGACGCGGCCCCATTGCAAGACGTCGCCTTGCCGAAACAGGACGACCGCGCCGGTATCGGAGGACTCGACGATGCGCAGACGATACAGTTCGGCGACCGGCGCGGCGGGAATGTAGATGTTCCCTTCCACGGCAATCGGAGCGACGCGAAGTTCGAACGGCCGCTCGTTGACCGTCGCCGTCAGCCGGTCGGTCCGCATGCGGACGACTTTACCGGCGGTTGTCAAGACGATCGTGCCGTCTTGCGCCTCGTAGCGGATGTCCGGAGCAAGACGCCGCTGCAATTCTTCCAGTGGCAAGAGCAAAGCGGGGCCTTGCCCCCGAGCGGGCAAGTCCCACTGTTCGCCGCGATAAAAGACCGGCTGTTGGCGGCCCAGCCACTCCGGGTCCCGGAAAACCGGCGGCGTATGAGCGCGCCACAAAACGGCGGCGGTCGCCGCGATTGCGAAAATGACGGCGGTCGTCGCCAGGAATGCCCAAGCCCGCGCCGCTTTCGATCTCCGACGAGTGCGCATCGGCACCCAATTTCAGACGGCCGCCGGACCGGCCGCGGTTTTCGCGCAGTGCGGGCAAAGCCCGTACACTTCCAACCGGTGACCGTCGACGCGGAATCCGGTCTGTTCGGCGGCGTCCGACTCGATTTCCGTAAGCGGCGGATGCTCGAAATCAACGATCGTTCCGCACTTCCGACAAATGGCATGGTAATGATCGGACATGTCGGCGTCGAAACGACTCGAGTCGTCGCCGAACGTCAGTTCGCGCACGAGCCCGGCCTCGATGAACACTTTCAGATTATTGTAAACGGTCGCCACGCTCATGTTCGGAAACCGGCTTTCCAGTGCCCGGTAAATTTCGTCCGCCGTCGGATGCGACATCGTGCCGAGTAAATATTCGAGAATCGCGTGTCGCTGCGGAGTCATACGCACGCCGCTTTTCTTCAGCTTTTCGACGGCCTGTTCCATCCGGTCGATCATCCGTTCCACCGCCTTTCCAACCGGGAAGCGCTCCGGCGCGCGACCGCGCGCGATTGCGGCTCGTGTCCATTTTAAAGCCCTCGGGGAGCGGTGTCAACGCAGCATTTTCCGAAATTCCGCCACTTGCCATCGCCCCGGCGCAATGTCAAAATAAATAAAGACAAATCCGCCGTTCGACAGGCAAAGAGGGGAGAACCATACGATGACGTCGCGGTCGCAATCGGTCTCGTTGGGTCAATTGTTGCTGCTTTTGCTCGGCGATATGGCGGCGCTGTTCCTGTTCGCCGCCGTCGGCCGTTCCGAGCACGGCATGGCGTTTTCCGTCCGCGAAACATGGCTTGCAGCCTGGCCGTTCATGGCGGCCTGGATTCCCGCCGGCGTCGCGACGGGGCTCTACCGAGCGCGGGCGTTCAATCGCAGTTACGGCGAAGCGATCGGCCGCGCCTGCCTCGCCGCCCTGATAGCCGTTCCACTGGCGCTCGCCCTTCGGTGGCTCGCGTACGGCAAGACGCCGTTTACAACGTTTGCGGTCGCGTCGCTCGTTTTCGTCGCCGCGTTCGCCTCCGCCTGGCGGCTGTTGTTCTCATTCGCCGCCAGACGGCTGCGCGCCTATTAAAACCGCCTATAAAAAATATGAAAACGTCGGCGCTAATCGGCGACGTGCGTCACCTGCCAGATGACCGGCGTCGCCTGGATGCGCCATCCCAGCCACTGGCAGGCGATTTCCCGGAAAGTCTCGGGATTGCCGCTGCAGAAAAACCGGTGAACTGGATCGCGCGCCCGACGCTCGGTCATGCCGTGATGGTGCAGAATGGCGCTGATTTCCCGCGCGGTTTCTTCCGCCGAGCTGATCAGCGCGACGTTTGGGCCCATGACGGCCGAGATGGCGTCCGCCAAAAACGGGTAATGCGTGCATCCGAGAATGAGACAATCGATCGGCGCCGCCTTCAGCGGAGCGAGCGTCCGTTCGACCGTCGGCACGATATCGGGCGACCGGTACAGCCCCTGTTCGACGATCGTCACGAATTCCGGACAGGCCAGGCTGTGCACCCGGATGTCCGGCGAAATCGCCTCCAGCGCCCGCCGGTACGCGTCGCTGCGGATGGTTCCTTCCGTGCCGATGACGCCGACGACTTTCGTGCGCGTCATCTTGATTGCAGCCCGCGCGCCGGGCTCAATAACGCCGAGGACGGGAACCTCGACGCGGCCGCGAATATGCTCCAGCGCCGCGGCTGTCGCCGTATTGCAGGCGATGACGATCATTTTCGGCTCGAAGCGCAGCAGAAACGATACGATCTGCTCCGTAAATTCCCGGACTTCGGCGGGATCGCGCGGCCCGTAAGGCGCCCGGGCGGTGTCACCGAAATAGAGCACGGATTCCCTCGGCAATTGCCGCATGATCTCGCCGACGACCGTCAGCCCCCCCACTCCTGAGTCCAAAACGGCGATAGCTTGATTCATCGTGTTTTCGCTTCCTTCTGTCGAAATCCTGTCGGCATCGCGTTTACGGCGCGCCGATGTCGCTGACGAGCCCGAACGTGTACCCCGCTGCCCTCACGTCCTTCAGCACGCGGTCAAGCGCTTCCAGGTTGTCTTTGGATCCCTGATGCATCAAAATCACGCAGCCATCGTGAAGCTGACTCATAATATCATTATAAGCGTCTTTCCAGCCGCCTGCGCGGGGCTCCCAGTCGCGCATCGCGAGCGACCAAAACACCGACGTGTAGCCGAGTCCGGATACGACGTCTAGCAAATGCAGACTGTACTTGCCGTACGGAAATCGAAAATAGGGCTCGATCGCCCGTCCCGTGATATCGCGGTACAGACGGGCATATTCCTCGATTTCGGCGATCGCCTGCGCATCGGTCATCGCCGTGAAATCGCGGTGCGTCATCGAATGGTTCGCGACGAGATGGCCTTCCGCAACGAGCCGACGGACAAAATCCGGATGTTTTTTAAGGTTGTAACCCGCGATAAAGAAACTGGCCTTGACGCCGTTTTCGCGCAAAACATCGAGCCACCGGTCGGGATCGTTCATGTCGCCGCCGTTATCGATCGTCAGGTAAACCGTTTTGCCCTTGCCGATCCAGATCGCCTTGCGGTCCGGCCCGAACTGCTTCGTATCGGCCGGAAAGGCGGGTGCGAGGCCGCGGCCCTTGCGCACGTAATACCAGGATAGCGCGCGCTTGTCGCCGTAAACGGCGGAGCCGACCGTCGCGGACGACGCAGGCGTCACGGCCGACGGTGACGGCGAGCCGGAGACGTCCGGCGTCGCGGGTACGGTCGATCCGGGCGACGATCCGGACGTCGGCGACGGGCGTACGGTCTCCTGAGCCCCGCCGGCTGCAGGCGCAAGCGAAGGCGTCGAAGAAACGGCGGGCGACCGCTTCGCCGGCGTTTCCCGCACGACCGCAATGTTCGGCGGCGCACAGGCGGAAAACGCCAGAGCGCACGCCGCGGCCGCAACCGTCGCGGTTACGGCTTTCCGCAACGCCGGCGTGCGGTTCTTGCAGCGCGCTTCTCGGTTGCCCCGACACGGCATCGGCGATCACGCCCCCGTTTCGATTCCGCTCCTACAAACATTCGACGGCGCCCGCGCGAATCCTGTCGGACGGCGGCGACAAAGCCACACTTTTTTTTGACGGCCGGAAAAGGTAGAATGAAATCGGTCCGTTTCCGAAAACGATCAGGAAAGGGTTGGAAGACGTATGATCATCGTTCCCAAAACCCGAGGCTTTATTTGCACGACGGCCCATCCCGAAGGCTGCGCCCGCCAGGTGGCGCGCCAGGTCGCCTACGTCCGGTCGAAGCCGCCGATCCGCGGGCCGAAACGCGTGCTCGTCGTCGGCGCGTCGACGGGTTATGGCCTCGCTTCGCGCATCACGGCCGCCTTCGGCGCCGGCGCGGACACAATCGGCGTTTTCTTCGAAAAACCCGCCGAAGGTTCGCGAACGGCGACGGCGGGCTGGTACAACTCCGCCGCGTTCGAACGCGAGGCGGCGACCGCCGGATGCAAGTCGTTCAGCATCGTCGGCGACGCGTTCTCGGACGAAGTCAAAGCGAAGACGATCGATCTGATCCGCCGCGAGTTCGGCGCCGTCGACCTCGTCGTCTACAGCATCGCGGCGCCGCGGCGCACGCATCCGAAGACCGGCCAGACTTTTTCCTCCGTCCTTAAGCCGATCGGCCGGCCGTTTACGAACAAAACGGTCAATTTCCATACCGGCGAAGTGTCGCAGGTGACGATCGAGCCGGCGACCGAGGATGAAATCCGCCAGACGGTCGCCGTCATGGGCGGCGAAGACTGGGACATGTGGCTCGACGCGCTCGAAAACGCCGGCGTGCTGGCGGAAGGCGCCGTCACCGTCGCCTTTTCGTACATCGGCCCCGCCGTCACGCACCCCGTCTACCGCGACGGCACGATCGGCCGCGCGAAAGACGATCTCGAGGCGACCGCGCGCCGGCTCGACGAGAGGCTCCGCAAGCTCGGCGGACGGGCGTTCGTGTCGGTCAACAAGGCGCTCGTCACGCAATCGAGCGCGGCGATTCCCGTCGTGCCGCTGTACATCTCGCTGCTTTACCGCGTCATGAAGGACAAAAACCTGCATGAAGGCTGCATTGAACAGATGTATCGGCTGTTTGCGGAGCGGCTGTACACCGGAAGCGAACCGCCGACCGACGAACAGGGCCGGATCCGGCTGGACGATCTCGAACTGCGCGACGACGTGCAGGCGGAAGTGGCTGCGCGCTGGGAAGCGGTGACGACCGCCAACATCCGCGAACTCGCCGATCTGGACGGCTACCGGCGGGAATTTTTCCAGCTGTTCGGCTTCGAGACCGACGGCGTCGACTATGAGGCCGACGTCGACCCGAACGTCGCCATCCCGTCGCTCGTCTGA
Proteins encoded in this window:
- a CDS encoding glutamate racemase, which encodes MNQAIAVLDSGVGGLTVVGEIMRQLPRESVLYFGDTARAPYGPRDPAEVREFTEQIVSFLLRFEPKMIVIACNTATAAALEHIRGRVEVPVLGVIEPGARAAIKMTRTKVVGVIGTEGTIRSDAYRRALEAISPDIRVHSLACPEFVTIVEQGLYRSPDIVPTVERTLAPLKAAPIDCLILGCTHYPFLADAISAVMGPNVALISSAEETAREISAILHHHGMTERRARDPVHRFFCSGNPETFREIACQWLGWRIQATPVIWQVTHVAD
- a CDS encoding transcriptional repressor; this translates as MIDRMEQAVEKLKKSGVRMTPQRHAILEYLLGTMSHPTADEIYRALESRFPNMSVATVYNNLKVFIEAGLVRELTFGDDSSRFDADMSDHYHAICRKCGTIVDFEHPPLTEIESDAAEQTGFRVDGHRLEVYGLCPHCAKTAAGPAAV
- a CDS encoding trans-2-enoyl-CoA reductase (enzyme from Treponema denticola exhibits NADH-dependent trans-2-enoyl-CoA reductase activity); translation: MIIVPKTRGFICTTAHPEGCARQVARQVAYVRSKPPIRGPKRVLVVGASTGYGLASRITAAFGAGADTIGVFFEKPAEGSRTATAGWYNSAAFEREAATAGCKSFSIVGDAFSDEVKAKTIDLIRREFGAVDLVVYSIAAPRRTHPKTGQTFSSVLKPIGRPFTNKTVNFHTGEVSQVTIEPATEDEIRQTVAVMGGEDWDMWLDALENAGVLAEGAVTVAFSYIGPAVTHPVYRDGTIGRAKDDLEATARRLDERLRKLGGRAFVSVNKALVTQSSAAIPVVPLYISLLYRVMKDKNLHEGCIEQMYRLFAERLYTGSEPPTDEQGRIRLDDLELRDDVQAEVAARWEAVTTANIRELADLDGYRREFFQLFGFETDGVDYEADVDPNVAIPSLV